Proteins from a single region of Apium graveolens cultivar Ventura chromosome 7, ASM990537v1, whole genome shotgun sequence:
- the LOC141671539 gene encoding xyloglucan-specific galacturonosyltransferase 1-like yields the protein MALSLSKKRAKSSKRAAKELGFFQFILSKLLSRVPLTLLLLVLVFLWSSTTTIISGHIVHVCVSSRKLNSLYCLSAGAQPNFDIPLPFINASSVDDHKLEVSIRESVPSVDIKNSTNLVTQEIASYVVQENNIDDHKLKVSIRESSPIVDIKDDKALVTRDIPGYNFQENNKNHIVSNIVDNNNNPLSEFESAVKVVEEHLQVHRSWRSNSSSLTTCDGSGVYVYDLPPKFNKDLVAQCSDMSPWLDFCQFFRNGALGEPIPKLGKAWYNTHQYSLEPIFHSRVMKHPCRVYNENEAKLFYVPFYGGLDILRWHFKNASPDVKDTLALELVEWLKLQKPWALNSGKDHVFVLGKVSWDFRRRDDSPWGSTFLNLEEMQNPIKLLIEREPWHVNDIGIPHPTYFHPHSDEDIISWQFKIIQSSRNNLASFAGGARPDSPDSIRSVLINQCTLASTGTCKFQNCSSGGCDQPESIIKLFLESEFCLQPPGDSPTRKSVFDSLISGCIPVFFDPFTAYYQYSWHLPEDHGKYSMFIDQEEVRKSKVNVVEWLMKIPKKARDDMRRYIVYELLPGLVYGDSSSDFEQFQDAFSITMNNLLELL from the coding sequence ATGGCCCTTTCACTGTCTAAGAAAAGAGCTAAATCTTCGAAAAGAGCTGCAAAAGAGCTTGGTTTCTTTCAATTCATCCTTTCCAAGTTACTCTCTCGAGTTCCATTAACACTTCTTCTTTTGGTTCTTGTTTTCCTCTGGTCTTCTACCACCACCATCATCTCTGGTCACATTGTCCATGTATGTGTATCGTCGAGAAAGCTCAACAGTCTGTATTGCCTTTCTGCTGGTGCACAACCTAATTTTGATatccctcttccattcattaaTGCTAGTTCTGTTGATGATCATAAACTTGAAGTTAGCATACGAGAAAGTGTTCCTAGTGTTGATATCAAGAACAGCACAAATCTTGTTACGCAAGAGATTGCCAGTTATGTTGTTCAAGAGAACAATATTGATGATCATAAACTCAAAGTGAGCATACGAGAGAGTAGTCCTATTGTTGACATCAAGGACGATAAGGCTCTTGTCACACGAGATATTCCTGGTTATAATTTTCAAGAGAACAACAAAAACCATATTGTTAGCAACATTGTTGATAACAATAACAATCCACTTTCAGAGTTTGAATCTGCAGTGAAGGTGGTGGAAGAGCATCTGCAAGTGCATCGATCATGGAGATCAAATTCAAGTAGCCTCACAACATGTGATGGCAGTGGGGTTTATGTGTATGATTTGCCACCAAAGTTTAACAAGGATTTGGTAGCTCAGTGTAGTGATATGTCTCCTTGGTTGGATTTCTGTCAATTTTTCAGGAATGGGGCACTGGGAGAGCCAATACCGAAGCTTGGAAAAGCCTGGTACAACACTCATCAGTATTCTCTGGAGCCAATTTTTCATTCCAGGGTTATGAAGCATCCTTGTAGAGTTTATAATGAAAACGAAGCAAAGCTATTCTATGTTCCATTCTATGGTGGATTAGACATCTTGAGATGGCATTTCAAGAATGCCTCTCCTGATGTTAAGGACACTTTGGCATTGGAACTGGTAGAATGGCTTAAACTGCAGAAACCATGGGCTTTAAACTCAGGAAAAGATCATGTCTTTGTTTTGGGTAAAGTTTCATGGGATTTTCGGAGAAGGGATGATTCTCCATGGGGAAGTACATTTTTGAATCTTGAAGAAATGCAAAACCCGATAAAGTTATTGATTGAAAGGGAACCTTGGCATGTTAATGACATTGGAATCCCACATCCTACCTACTTCCATCCTCACTCCGATGAAGATATCATCTCGTGGCAATTCAAGATCATCCAATCAAGCCGAAACAATCTCGCTAGCTTTGCAGGAGGTGCAAGACCAGATTCTCCGGACAGTATAAGATCAGTGCTGATCAACCAATGCACTTTAGCAAGTACTGGAACATGCAAGTTTCAGAATTGTAGTTCAGGAGGTTGTGATCAGCCTGAATCCATCATCAAACTATTCTTGGAATCTGAATTTTGTTTACAACCTCCCGGTGATAGTCCAACTAGAAAATCTGTCTTTGATTCTCTTATATCAGGCTGCATTCCTGTGTTTTTTGATCCTTTCACAGCTTACTATCAATATTCATGGCATTTGCCTGAGGATCACGGAAAGTATTCAATGTTTATAGATCAAGAAGAGGTGAGAAAGTCGAAGGTGAATGTGGTAGAGTGGCTAATGAAGATACCTAAGAAGGCCAGGGATGACATGAGGAGGTATATAGTGTATGAATTGTTGCCTGGATTGGTGTATGGAGATTCAAGTTCAGATTTTGAACAGTTTCAAGATGCCTTCTCTATAACAATGAATAATCTCCTTGAATTGCTATGA
- the LOC141671540 gene encoding putative phospholipid hydroperoxide glutathione peroxidase, with the protein MSIGLEILAFPCNQFNGQEPGSNEEIENFVCTRFKAEYPILSKVDVNGSDAAPFYKYLKSVKGDEIEWNFAKFLVDKDGKLVERYAPTTTPLTFENDIKKVLGVA; encoded by the exons ATGTCGAT AGGACTAGAGATTCTTGCATTTCCATGCAACCAGTTTAATGGACAGGAGCCTGGGTCTAATGAAGAAATTGAAAACTTTGTCTGCACTCGTTTCAAAGCTGAATATCCTATCCTCAGTAAG GTTGATGTGAATGGATCAGATGCTGCTCCGTTTTACAAGTACCTCAAGTCTGTCAAAGGGGATGAAATTGAATGGAATTTTGCCAAGTTTTTAGTCGATAAAGATGGCAAACTTGTTGAACGTTATGCTCCCACAACCACTCCGCTTACCTTTGAG AATGATATCAAGAAAGTTTTAGGAGTCGCTTGA